From Actinoplanes oblitus, a single genomic window includes:
- a CDS encoding type I polyketide synthase gives MTAADEIRDRLVEWVAEAAHLPAAAIDEDEPFELYGLDSAATAELTERLAGWLGRPVPISAPYEHPTVRQLADHLAGGPHAAPAASPGAAGAAGDVAIVGMAGRFPGAAGLGEFWNLLRSGGDAVTDRPPAGRGDTAGGDLPGGYLQDVAAFDHEYFGITAAEAREMDPQQRILLEVAAEALEDAGLRRADTAGSDTGVFVGIAHAEYAAAEWATGEGVTALTPTANAFSIAANRISYCLDLRGPSLAVDTACSSSLVALHLAARSLAAGETSLALAGGVNLILSPAVSEAFEAAGVRSRGGRCRPFDQGADGYVRSEGCGVVVLKPLAAALADRDQIYAVLRGSAVVNDGRSNGLLAPSREAQERLLRAACRSARVDPAAIEYVEAHGTGTQVGDAVEAAGLGAVLGRAPGRTAPCLVGSVKSNIGHAEAAAGIAGVIKAALIFRHGAVPPTVHLERPRPEPGLLLAATETPGQPRLIGVSSFGFGGTIAHAVLERPPVVPRSTAAASPRRPRVLPVSARAPELLPIHRARLLAELDPAAAGDLLYTAQQRRAHLPDRRAVLIDQPDARLPRMPAEPSGGVVFVLPGQGGSWRDRAGELVPLLPGLAGALAATQAELRGVLGDEGGEAARQAEFTAWQIALIDAFTGLGVQPSGVIGHSLGEVAAAYAAGVLTRAEALRVAVARGRAIDEEPPAVAGAMAVVELSAAECADLLVPGELWLAAENAPTTSVLAGAAAAIDRVVAEAAERGVFARVVPGVAFASHGPAVAGAATRLGTRLAPLRPAPARVPVFSSVTGTAIDGPRLDAGYWAANLARPVLFRRAVTAAGQAGHRVFLELSPAATLATGIGAALTAAGVRDGAVLALTRETDPAEGLDRVLAGLYEAGADLAWERFDDGAGRCAHLPARPWLWRHHWKAAAARDLSWRGVDLAAMPGVVVREARLPDDDPAVTGHVVGGRVMMPATGWLTLAGQALDVPDGDWIALAEVEFTRAYRPDPARPATVQFTRIELGPGDERFSLHLRDTGWQEHVTGRLGSAAENAVASTRWTPPETLIARCPGHLPGADLYRALGRLSLDYGPGLRHVAELWTGPGEAVARLTGYRATTGPLDAALHAVAAATGLLSEAGGGVPAVPRGFERVRIRAGAAAETAWSHVVIRPDGDAERIADVRVVDAGGALLAELLGLRLSPLVADRPAVPAAIGGTYEVRRHPAGPHAAGPARRLAAALWVGRPDGDAVTDRLRSAGISVRVSAPAVEDVRAALESSAPAAVIWDLTGPAGSPEAPVLSVLDALREVAARPGVSELVVLTSGVDDARRPDLAAVPGLLRCAGFELPQLRVSWVDLPAGDGVPAAFADALATGALRPELVLRDRWYAPRLAPVTVPGGRPRLDGGAYLITGGLGGLGLAVAERFAERGARRLVLLGRGAPDGPARQRIDRMAGSGCEVVVRRADVTVAEEVRRAADRARAGGVPLRGVVHAAGVLRDRALLALTPDDVTEVMAPKTVGARHLHEATLDDPLEFFVLFSSAAALLGSPGQGNYAAANAYLDGFARWRRAGGRVATAVGWGPWGEIGMVAGAAAEEQPAARLVRTLDPATGLDALEAVIAAGLTGVAVLPYDVGALVHLAPAGADPEFFGELAGPGVALLRPTGPAAASSRPGATHRYVAPEGPVATRIAGILQRALGIDRIGADDSLYERGGDSVLAGQVLTRINREYDVRLDTAAAFADFTVRHLARLVDGALVAKVAGLSDEEAQLLLDVVAVTSTGRPAGSSSGPPAGSSIEEAGR, from the coding sequence GTGACCGCCGCCGACGAGATCCGCGACAGGCTGGTGGAGTGGGTCGCCGAGGCGGCGCACCTGCCGGCCGCCGCGATCGACGAGGACGAGCCGTTCGAGCTCTACGGGCTGGACTCGGCCGCCACCGCCGAGCTGACCGAGCGCCTGGCCGGCTGGCTGGGCCGCCCGGTGCCGATCAGCGCGCCCTACGAGCACCCCACCGTCCGGCAGCTGGCCGATCACCTCGCGGGTGGCCCGCACGCCGCCCCGGCCGCGTCGCCCGGTGCCGCCGGCGCCGCCGGTGACGTGGCCATCGTCGGCATGGCGGGCCGCTTCCCCGGCGCCGCCGGACTCGGCGAGTTCTGGAACCTGCTGCGGAGCGGGGGCGACGCGGTCACCGACCGCCCGCCGGCCGGGCGGGGCGACACGGCGGGCGGTGACCTGCCCGGCGGCTACCTCCAGGACGTGGCCGCCTTCGACCATGAGTACTTCGGCATCACGGCGGCCGAGGCCCGGGAGATGGACCCGCAGCAGCGGATCCTGCTCGAGGTGGCCGCCGAGGCGCTGGAGGACGCCGGGCTGCGCCGGGCCGACACGGCCGGCAGCGACACCGGTGTCTTCGTCGGCATCGCGCACGCCGAGTACGCGGCCGCCGAGTGGGCCACCGGCGAGGGCGTCACCGCGCTCACCCCGACCGCCAACGCGTTCAGCATCGCCGCCAACCGCATCTCCTACTGCCTGGACCTGCGCGGGCCCAGCCTGGCGGTGGACACCGCCTGCTCCTCGTCGCTGGTGGCCCTGCACCTGGCGGCGCGCAGCCTGGCCGCCGGCGAGACCTCGCTGGCGCTGGCCGGCGGGGTCAACCTGATCCTGTCCCCGGCGGTGTCCGAGGCGTTCGAGGCGGCCGGGGTGCGCTCCCGCGGCGGCCGCTGCCGCCCGTTCGACCAGGGCGCCGACGGGTACGTGCGCAGCGAGGGCTGCGGGGTGGTGGTGCTGAAGCCGCTGGCCGCCGCGCTGGCCGATCGCGATCAGATCTACGCGGTGCTGCGGGGGAGCGCGGTGGTCAACGACGGCCGCTCCAACGGGCTGCTGGCACCGAGCCGGGAGGCCCAGGAACGGCTGCTGCGCGCCGCCTGCCGGTCGGCCCGGGTGGACCCGGCCGCGATCGAGTACGTCGAGGCGCACGGCACCGGCACCCAGGTGGGCGACGCGGTGGAGGCGGCCGGTCTCGGTGCGGTGCTCGGCCGGGCGCCCGGGCGTACCGCGCCGTGCCTGGTCGGCTCGGTCAAGTCGAACATCGGGCACGCCGAGGCCGCCGCCGGGATCGCCGGGGTGATCAAGGCAGCGCTGATCTTCCGGCACGGCGCGGTACCGCCCACCGTGCACCTGGAGCGGCCCCGTCCGGAGCCGGGCCTGCTGCTCGCCGCCACCGAGACGCCCGGGCAACCCCGGCTGATCGGCGTGAGCTCGTTCGGCTTCGGCGGCACCATCGCGCACGCCGTGCTGGAACGGCCGCCGGTCGTCCCCCGGTCGACGGCCGCCGCGAGCCCGCGCCGGCCCCGGGTGCTGCCGGTCTCGGCCCGCGCGCCCGAGCTGCTGCCGATCCACCGGGCCCGGCTGCTGGCGGAGCTCGATCCGGCCGCGGCCGGCGACCTGCTCTACACCGCCCAGCAGCGGCGCGCGCACCTGCCGGACCGCCGCGCGGTGCTGATCGACCAGCCGGACGCACGTCTGCCGCGGATGCCGGCCGAACCCTCCGGCGGGGTGGTGTTCGTGCTGCCCGGACAGGGCGGCTCGTGGCGAGACCGGGCCGGCGAACTCGTCCCGCTGCTGCCCGGCCTGGCCGGCGCGCTCGCCGCCACCCAGGCCGAGCTGCGCGGAGTCCTGGGCGACGAGGGCGGTGAGGCGGCCCGCCAGGCGGAGTTCACCGCGTGGCAGATCGCCCTGATCGACGCGTTCACCGGCCTCGGGGTCCAGCCGTCCGGGGTGATCGGGCACAGCCTCGGCGAGGTCGCCGCCGCCTACGCGGCCGGGGTGCTGACCCGGGCCGAGGCCCTGCGGGTGGCCGTGGCGCGCGGCCGGGCGATCGACGAGGAACCGCCGGCGGTGGCCGGCGCCATGGCCGTCGTCGAGCTGTCCGCCGCCGAATGCGCCGACCTGCTGGTGCCCGGCGAACTGTGGCTGGCCGCCGAGAACGCCCCGACGACCAGCGTGCTCGCCGGCGCCGCCGCGGCGATCGACCGGGTGGTGGCGGAGGCAGCCGAGCGCGGCGTCTTCGCCCGGGTGGTGCCGGGAGTGGCGTTCGCCTCGCACGGCCCGGCGGTGGCCGGTGCCGCGACCCGGCTCGGAACGCGCCTGGCCCCGCTGCGCCCGGCACCGGCCCGGGTGCCGGTCTTCTCCTCGGTCACCGGCACCGCGATCGACGGGCCGCGGCTGGACGCCGGCTACTGGGCGGCCAACCTCGCGCGACCGGTGCTGTTCCGGCGCGCCGTGACGGCCGCCGGGCAGGCCGGGCACCGGGTCTTCCTGGAGCTGTCGCCGGCCGCGACGCTGGCCACCGGCATCGGCGCCGCGCTCACCGCCGCCGGTGTCCGGGACGGCGCGGTGCTGGCCCTCACCCGCGAGACCGACCCGGCCGAGGGCCTGGACCGGGTGCTGGCCGGGCTCTACGAGGCCGGTGCCGACCTGGCCTGGGAGCGGTTCGACGACGGTGCCGGGCGCTGCGCGCACCTGCCCGCCCGGCCGTGGCTGTGGCGTCACCACTGGAAGGCGGCCGCGGCCCGGGACCTCTCCTGGCGCGGCGTCGACCTGGCCGCCATGCCGGGTGTGGTGGTCCGCGAGGCCCGCTTGCCGGACGACGATCCCGCCGTCACCGGGCACGTGGTGGGCGGCCGGGTGATGATGCCGGCGACCGGCTGGCTGACCCTCGCCGGGCAGGCGCTCGACGTGCCGGACGGGGACTGGATCGCGCTGGCCGAGGTGGAGTTCACCCGGGCGTACCGCCCGGATCCGGCTCGCCCGGCCACCGTGCAGTTCACCAGGATCGAGCTGGGCCCCGGCGACGAGCGGTTCAGCCTGCACCTGCGCGACACCGGCTGGCAGGAGCACGTCACCGGGCGGCTGGGCAGCGCCGCCGAGAACGCCGTGGCGAGCACCCGGTGGACGCCGCCGGAGACGCTGATCGCCCGCTGCCCCGGCCACCTGCCCGGCGCGGACCTCTACCGGGCGCTCGGCCGGCTCTCCCTCGACTACGGCCCCGGACTGCGGCACGTCGCCGAGCTGTGGACCGGTCCGGGCGAGGCGGTGGCGCGGCTGACCGGGTACCGCGCCACGACCGGCCCGCTGGACGCCGCCCTGCACGCGGTGGCCGCGGCCACCGGCCTGCTGTCCGAGGCCGGCGGCGGCGTGCCCGCCGTCCCGCGCGGCTTCGAGCGGGTGCGGATCCGGGCCGGCGCGGCGGCCGAGACGGCCTGGAGCCACGTCGTGATCCGGCCGGACGGCGACGCGGAGCGGATCGCCGACGTCCGGGTGGTGGACGCCGGCGGCGCGCTCCTGGCCGAACTGCTCGGCCTGCGGCTGAGCCCGCTGGTCGCGGATCGCCCGGCCGTGCCGGCCGCGATCGGCGGAACCTACGAGGTGCGCCGGCATCCGGCCGGTCCGCACGCGGCGGGCCCGGCCCGCCGGCTCGCCGCCGCGCTGTGGGTGGGCCGTCCGGACGGCGACGCGGTCACCGACCGTCTGCGCTCCGCGGGGATTTCGGTACGCGTGAGCGCACCCGCCGTCGAGGACGTCCGGGCCGCGCTGGAGTCGTCGGCACCGGCGGCCGTGATCTGGGATCTCACCGGCCCGGCCGGGTCGCCGGAGGCGCCGGTGCTGAGCGTGCTGGACGCGCTGCGCGAGGTGGCCGCCCGGCCCGGGGTGAGCGAGCTGGTGGTGCTCACCAGCGGCGTGGACGACGCGCGCCGGCCGGACCTGGCCGCGGTACCCGGACTGCTCCGCTGCGCCGGCTTCGAGCTGCCGCAACTGCGCGTCTCCTGGGTCGACCTGCCGGCCGGCGACGGCGTCCCGGCCGCGTTCGCCGACGCGCTGGCCACCGGCGCGCTGCGTCCCGAGCTGGTCCTGCGGGACCGGTGGTACGCGCCCCGGCTCGCCCCGGTCACCGTCCCCGGCGGCCGGCCCCGGCTGGACGGCGGCGCCTACCTGATCACCGGTGGGCTGGGCGGGCTCGGCCTGGCGGTCGCCGAACGGTTCGCCGAGCGCGGCGCGCGGCGGCTGGTCCTGCTCGGCCGCGGCGCCCCGGACGGCCCGGCCCGGCAACGCATCGACCGGATGGCCGGGAGCGGCTGCGAGGTGGTGGTACGGCGGGCCGACGTGACGGTGGCCGAGGAGGTGCGAAGGGCCGCCGACCGCGCCCGGGCCGGCGGGGTGCCGCTGCGCGGGGTGGTCCACGCGGCCGGCGTGCTGCGCGACCGGGCCCTGCTGGCACTGACCCCGGACGACGTCACCGAGGTGATGGCGCCGAAGACCGTCGGCGCCCGGCACCTGCACGAGGCGACGCTGGACGACCCGCTGGAGTTCTTCGTCCTGTTCTCGTCGGCCGCGGCGCTGCTCGGCTCGCCGGGCCAGGGCAACTACGCCGCGGCGAACGCGTACCTGGACGGGTTCGCCCGGTGGCGGCGTGCCGGTGGCCGGGTCGCCACCGCCGTCGGCTGGGGACCGTGGGGCGAGATCGGCATGGTGGCCGGCGCGGCGGCCGAGGAGCAGCCCGCGGCCCGGCTGGTCCGCACGCTGGATCCGGCCACGGGTCTCGACGCGCTGGAGGCGGTGATCGCCGCCGGCCTCACCGGGGTGGCCGTGCTGCCGTACGACGTGGGCGCCCTGGTGCACCTGGCGCCGGCCGGCGCCGACCCGGAGTTCTTCGGTGAGCTGGCCGGTCCCGGCGTCGCGCTGCTGCGTCCCACCGGACCGGCGGCCGCGTCGTCCCGGCCCGGTGCCACACACCGTTACGTGGCGCCGGAGGGGCCGGTGGCGACCCGGATCGCCGGGATCCTGCAGCGGGCCCTCGGCATCGACCGGATCGGCGCCGACGACTCGCTCTACGAGCGGGGCGGGGACTCGGTGCTGGCCGGCCAGGTGCTCACCCGGATCAACCGGGAGTACGACGTGCGGCTGGACACCGCCGCGGCGTTCGCCGACTTCACCGTCCGCCACCTGGCCCGGCTGGTGGACGGCGCGCTGGTGGCGAAGGTGGCCGGGCTCAGCGACGAGGAGGCGCAGTTGCTGCTCGACGTCGTCGCCGTCACTTCCACCGGCCGACCGGCCGGATCTTCTTCCGGCCCACCGGCCGGATCATCCATCGAGGAGGCGGGACGATGA
- a CDS encoding fatty acyl-AMP ligase, which produces MTGRPEPAADLVGMLADWAMAGPDDLAFTFCDSWDPSGAPAGEQSLTYGDLLGRAAAVAERVRDLGAPGAPVLLMLPAGLDFICGFFGVMLGGGVAVPIVPPDPVRPQASFGRLRAVARDCRPAGVLTTPALAARRAEIVAAAPDLDPAPWLGLDGRGTARHDPAAVRRVPAEATAFLQYTSGSTADPKGVVVSHANIMANLAAMRRLLGLGSGAVLGGWLPLFHDMGLIGLVLNGFVGRRPCHLITPAGFVQSPARWLDLITRHGVECTGSPNFGYELCARRVPEEALAGVDLSTLAVAYNGAEPVRAATMDRFTRRFASRGFRREAFRPCYGLAEATLIVSGGPGAVGRFDGAALGDGLARPDAGGVPLASSGRPDERHRVVIVGDDGREVPAGRVGEVHVAGPSVTGGYRNRPEDTARAFQRRVPGWETAFLRTGDLGFLHDGELYLCGRTKDLIIHHGRNVYPQDIELTAENAHDGVRAGCVAAYGSPDGDSEAVGIVAEVRPAAFERAAEITREIRLLVHRHHEVPVHRVCLVPPHTIPKTTSGKIRRSSCRTAVDSGAWRPVLDWRRTP; this is translated from the coding sequence GTGACCGGCCGCCCGGAACCGGCCGCCGACCTGGTCGGCATGCTGGCCGACTGGGCCATGGCCGGGCCGGACGACCTGGCCTTCACCTTCTGCGACAGCTGGGATCCGTCGGGCGCGCCGGCCGGCGAGCAGTCGCTGACCTACGGCGACCTGCTCGGCCGGGCCGCGGCGGTCGCCGAGCGGGTCCGTGACCTGGGCGCCCCGGGCGCGCCGGTGCTGCTCATGCTGCCGGCCGGGCTGGACTTCATCTGCGGGTTCTTCGGCGTGATGCTCGGCGGCGGCGTCGCCGTGCCGATCGTGCCGCCGGACCCGGTCCGGCCGCAGGCGTCCTTCGGCCGGTTGCGGGCCGTCGCCCGGGACTGCCGGCCGGCGGGCGTGCTGACCACACCCGCCCTCGCCGCCCGCCGCGCGGAGATCGTGGCGGCGGCGCCGGACCTGGACCCGGCGCCGTGGCTCGGCCTGGACGGCCGGGGCACCGCCCGGCACGACCCGGCCGCCGTCCGGCGGGTGCCCGCCGAGGCCACCGCGTTCCTGCAGTACACGTCCGGCTCCACGGCCGACCCGAAGGGCGTGGTGGTCAGCCACGCCAACATCATGGCCAACCTCGCCGCGATGCGCCGGCTGCTCGGCCTGGGCTCGGGCGCGGTGCTCGGCGGCTGGCTGCCGCTCTTCCACGACATGGGCCTGATCGGCCTGGTGCTCAACGGCTTCGTCGGGCGCCGGCCGTGTCACCTGATCACGCCGGCCGGCTTCGTGCAGAGCCCGGCGCGCTGGCTCGACCTGATCACCCGCCACGGTGTCGAGTGCACCGGCTCGCCGAACTTCGGCTACGAGCTCTGCGCCCGGCGCGTCCCCGAGGAGGCGCTGGCCGGTGTCGACCTGTCCACGCTGGCGGTCGCCTACAACGGCGCCGAGCCGGTGCGGGCCGCGACGATGGACCGCTTCACCCGGCGGTTCGCGTCGCGCGGCTTCCGGCGCGAGGCGTTCCGGCCCTGCTACGGCCTGGCCGAGGCGACGCTCATCGTGAGCGGCGGGCCGGGCGCGGTGGGCCGGTTCGACGGCGCCGCGCTCGGCGACGGCCTGGCCCGGCCGGACGCCGGCGGGGTGCCGCTGGCCTCCTCGGGACGGCCCGACGAGCGGCACCGGGTGGTGATCGTCGGCGACGACGGCCGGGAGGTGCCGGCCGGCCGGGTGGGTGAGGTGCACGTCGCCGGGCCGAGCGTGACCGGCGGTTACCGCAATCGGCCGGAGGACACCGCGCGGGCGTTCCAGCGACGGGTTCCCGGGTGGGAGACGGCGTTCCTGCGTACCGGAGACCTGGGTTTCCTGCACGACGGGGAGCTCTACCTGTGCGGCCGGACCAAGGATCTGATCATCCATCACGGGCGCAACGTGTATCCGCAGGACATCGAGCTGACCGCGGAGAACGCGCACGACGGGGTGCGGGCCGGCTGCGTCGCGGCGTACGGCAGCCCGGACGGGGACAGCGAGGCGGTCGGCATCGTGGCGGAGGTGCGGCCGGCCGCGTTCGAGCGGGCCGCCGAGATCACCCGGGAGATCCGCCTCCTGGTGCACCGGCACCACGAGGTGCCGGTGCACCGGGTGTGCCTGGTGCCGCCGCACACCATCCCGAAGACCACCAGCGGCAAGATCCGCCGGAGCAGCTGCCGGACCGCTGTCGACAGCGGCGCGTGGCGCCCGGTCCTGGACTGGAGGAGGACACCGTGA
- a CDS encoding condensation domain-containing protein — MPVELSARQLALLQRLRAGGGATTSTSTIPHSASAAPVLSSAQERIWFSEQLWPGTAVQNLAAAITLTGPLDVAALRAALARIVARHEPLRTRYRPAPELFAGPELIEAGAEAEVGTLAREPIDLSHGPLRLRLLRRAADRHVLLIVCHHIAFDGWSLGVLVAELSAYYGTAAELPDLPVRYTDFARWQRDRAAAGDFEADLRHWTRELAGEPPPLDFPTGRPRPARLTFRGRIHRFAVDPPVVRRLGELAQRERTPGFSILTAAFAATLGSLTGRRRMTIGSPVANRVRPELESLIGVFINTVCLRVAIEEGDTFRTLLHRAHRTCQAALSRAEAPFELVVRRVNPPRDPSRNPLYSAMLVYQNSPLPPFALPGLTAEVEQLDTGTAKVDLTLYVEDRSGGFRCSLEHNTDLLDETWAARIAGRFQALLAAGVARPDTLVADLMAAHPHPGGD, encoded by the coding sequence ATGCCAGTGGAACTCTCCGCCCGCCAGCTCGCTCTCCTGCAACGGTTGCGAGCCGGCGGCGGAGCCACCACCTCGACCAGCACCATCCCGCACAGCGCGTCGGCGGCGCCCGTGCTCAGCAGCGCCCAGGAACGCATCTGGTTCTCCGAGCAGCTGTGGCCGGGCACCGCGGTGCAGAACCTGGCCGCCGCGATCACCCTGACCGGGCCGCTGGACGTCGCCGCGCTGCGGGCCGCGCTGGCCCGGATCGTGGCCCGGCACGAGCCGCTGCGTACCCGGTACCGCCCCGCCCCCGAGCTGTTCGCCGGTCCGGAGCTCATCGAGGCCGGGGCCGAGGCCGAGGTGGGCACCCTGGCCCGGGAGCCGATCGACCTGTCCCACGGGCCGCTGCGCCTGCGCCTGCTGCGCCGGGCAGCCGACCGGCACGTCCTGCTGATCGTCTGCCACCACATCGCCTTCGACGGCTGGTCGCTCGGCGTCCTGGTCGCGGAGCTGTCCGCGTACTACGGAACGGCTGCCGAGCTGCCGGACCTGCCGGTGCGGTACACCGACTTCGCCCGCTGGCAACGGGACCGGGCGGCCGCCGGCGACTTCGAGGCGGACCTGCGGCACTGGACCCGGGAACTGGCCGGCGAGCCGCCACCGCTGGACTTCCCGACCGGCCGTCCCCGGCCGGCCCGGCTCACCTTCCGCGGGCGGATCCACCGGTTCGCCGTCGATCCGCCGGTCGTCCGGCGGCTCGGCGAGCTGGCCCAGCGGGAACGCACCCCCGGTTTCAGCATTCTCACCGCGGCTTTCGCCGCGACCCTCGGCAGCCTCACCGGCCGGCGGCGGATGACCATCGGCAGCCCGGTGGCCAACCGGGTCCGCCCGGAGCTGGAGTCGCTGATCGGGGTCTTCATCAACACCGTCTGCCTGCGGGTCGCCATCGAGGAGGGCGACACGTTCCGCACCCTGCTGCACCGGGCGCACCGCACCTGCCAGGCCGCCCTGAGCCGGGCCGAGGCGCCGTTCGAGCTGGTGGTGCGACGGGTCAACCCGCCGCGCGACCCGAGCCGGAACCCGCTGTACTCGGCGATGCTCGTCTACCAGAACTCGCCGCTGCCGCCGTTCGCCCTGCCCGGCCTGACCGCCGAGGTGGAGCAGCTCGACACCGGCACCGCCAAGGTCGACCTCACGCTCTACGTGGAGGACCGCTCCGGCGGCTTCCGCTGCTCCCTGGAGCACAACACCGATCTTCTCGACGAGACCTGGGCGGCCCGGATCGCCGGCCGTTTCCAGGCGCTGCTGGCGGCCGGTGTCGCGCGGCCGGACACGCTCGTCGCCGACCTGATGGCCGCTCACCCGCACCCCGGAGGTGACTGA
- a CDS encoding LLM class flavin-dependent oxidoreductase, whose translation MRFGVFFELQLPKPWTENAERDLFHEALEQAECADRIGVDYLWAQEHHFLEEYSHSSAPEVFLAACSQRTSRIRLGHGIALMPPGYNHPARVAEKIAALDLVSNGRVEWGTGESSSRVELEGFGLEYAEKRAMWAEATRETARMMACTPYPGHQGRYFSMPVRNIVPKPVQRPHPPLWMACSNREALRLAARLGVGALTFAFMDHREARYWVEEYYEIFDRECVPIGLDVNPNVAMLCGFSCGRDGERARALATEGQQFFAYGLSHYFRTGTHRPGTTELWDEFAGSPRQPMAGMGGIGSVEEVTEVFAEFEDSGVDQVILLQQGGRYRHPDVIDSLELFGAEVLPAFRERAAAAEEAKAKRLADAVARARERIDAPAPAVVPEVEAYPSMWQRASNTAEVVGPDRSVNAAALWRLHAGRRATGDGDR comes from the coding sequence ATGCGCTTCGGCGTCTTCTTCGAACTGCAACTGCCGAAACCCTGGACCGAGAACGCCGAGCGGGACCTGTTCCACGAGGCGCTGGAACAGGCCGAGTGCGCCGACCGGATCGGCGTCGACTACCTGTGGGCACAGGAGCACCACTTCCTCGAGGAGTACAGCCACTCCTCGGCCCCGGAGGTCTTCCTCGCCGCGTGCAGCCAGCGGACCAGCCGGATCCGGCTCGGCCACGGGATCGCGCTGATGCCGCCGGGCTACAACCACCCGGCCCGCGTGGCCGAGAAGATCGCCGCGCTCGACCTGGTCAGCAACGGCCGCGTCGAGTGGGGGACCGGCGAGTCCAGCTCCCGGGTGGAGCTGGAGGGATTCGGGCTGGAGTACGCGGAGAAACGGGCCATGTGGGCGGAGGCGACCCGCGAGACGGCCCGGATGATGGCCTGCACGCCGTACCCCGGCCACCAGGGCCGGTACTTCAGCATGCCGGTCCGCAACATCGTGCCCAAGCCGGTGCAGCGCCCGCATCCGCCGCTCTGGATGGCCTGCTCCAACCGGGAGGCGTTGCGGCTGGCCGCGCGGCTCGGCGTCGGCGCGCTGACCTTCGCCTTCATGGACCACCGCGAGGCGCGCTACTGGGTCGAGGAGTACTACGAGATCTTCGACCGCGAGTGCGTCCCGATCGGGCTGGACGTCAACCCGAACGTCGCGATGCTGTGCGGCTTCAGCTGCGGTCGCGATGGCGAGAGGGCGCGCGCGCTCGCCACCGAGGGACAACAGTTCTTCGCGTACGGGTTGTCGCACTACTTCCGTACCGGCACGCACCGTCCGGGCACCACCGAACTGTGGGACGAGTTCGCCGGGTCGCCGCGCCAGCCGATGGCCGGGATGGGCGGCATCGGCAGCGTCGAGGAGGTGACCGAGGTCTTCGCCGAGTTCGAGGACTCCGGCGTCGACCAGGTCATCCTGCTCCAGCAGGGCGGCCGGTACCGGCACCCCGACGTGATCGACTCGCTGGAGCTGTTCGGTGCCGAGGTGCTCCCGGCGTTCCGGGAGCGGGCCGCCGCCGCCGAGGAGGCGAAGGCGAAGCGGCTGGCGGACGCGGTGGCCCGGGCCCGGGAGCGGATCGACGCGCCGGCGCCCGCGGTGGTGCCCGAGGTGGAGGCGTACCCGTCGATGTGGCAGCGGGCGAGCAACACCGCCGAGGTGGTCGGCCCGGACCGCTCGGTCAACGCCGCCGCGCTGTGGCGGCTGCACGCCGGCCGGCGCGCCACCGGCGACGGTGACCGGTGA